A single Brevundimonas sp. SL130 DNA region contains:
- a CDS encoding tryptophan halogenase family protein — protein sequence MDQASGEVRRVAVVGGGTAGWMAAAALARAFTRPSGLAVEITLVESESIGTVGVGEATIPPIRQFIRMLGLAEDDFIRSTAATAKLGICFKDWGAPGSDYFHGFGDYGPTVAGQAWRQYLFRLKAAGRIEGIEPWSLPAVMARAGRFAPPVDDPRSALSHYSYAFQFDAGLFARRLRTLAEGLGVMRCEGRIVDVVQHPDTGHVAAVRLEDDRQVEADLFIDCSGFRGLLIEQSMKAGYEDWSHWLPCDRAIALPCAAARPAEPFTTARARSAGWQWRIPLQHRVGNGYVYSSAHIDDQAALDDLLGQVESPPLAEPNRLRFVTGRRREVWKGNVVALGLASGFLEPLESTSISLIQNAIGRLLQLFPDRGFDPALIREYNRASALEVERIRDFIVLHYHLAQRADGDLWRQCRETTPPDSLMHKIELFRAQGDVPLLEDESFREDSWTAVFTGLGVWPRRATPLVGVDELDDVERQAARFAELIRQAVASLPAHSEHFTGYAR from the coding sequence ATGGACCAGGCTTCGGGAGAGGTGCGTCGCGTCGCCGTCGTCGGCGGCGGCACGGCCGGCTGGATGGCCGCCGCCGCCCTGGCGCGCGCCTTCACCCGCCCGTCGGGTCTGGCCGTCGAAATCACCCTGGTCGAATCGGAATCCATAGGAACCGTCGGTGTCGGGGAAGCGACCATTCCGCCGATACGTCAATTCATTCGCATGCTCGGCCTGGCCGAGGATGACTTCATCCGATCCACGGCCGCGACGGCCAAACTGGGCATTTGTTTCAAGGACTGGGGCGCCCCCGGCTCGGACTATTTCCACGGATTCGGCGACTATGGCCCGACCGTCGCCGGTCAGGCCTGGCGGCAATACCTGTTTCGCCTGAAGGCCGCCGGCCGGATAGAAGGCATCGAACCCTGGTCGCTGCCGGCCGTGATGGCGCGCGCCGGGCGGTTCGCCCCGCCCGTGGACGATCCCCGCTCGGCCCTGTCCCACTATTCGTACGCCTTCCAGTTTGACGCCGGCCTGTTCGCCCGCCGTCTGCGGACCCTGGCGGAAGGTCTTGGTGTCATGCGTTGCGAGGGGCGGATCGTCGATGTCGTTCAGCATCCGGACACAGGACATGTCGCGGCCGTACGGCTTGAGGACGATCGCCAGGTCGAGGCCGACCTGTTCATCGACTGTTCGGGGTTCCGGGGCCTGCTGATCGAACAGTCAATGAAGGCGGGGTACGAGGACTGGAGCCACTGGCTCCCCTGCGACCGCGCCATCGCCCTGCCCTGCGCCGCTGCTCGACCGGCTGAACCGTTCACCACGGCCCGCGCCCGTTCCGCCGGTTGGCAGTGGCGGATTCCGCTGCAGCACCGGGTGGGCAACGGCTATGTCTATTCCAGCGCCCACATCGACGATCAGGCGGCTTTGGATGATCTGCTCGGCCAAGTGGAATCGCCGCCGTTGGCCGAGCCCAATCGGTTGAGGTTCGTCACCGGTCGACGGCGTGAGGTCTGGAAGGGCAATGTCGTGGCCTTGGGCCTGGCCTCAGGCTTTTTGGAGCCGCTGGAGTCGACCAGTATAAGCCTCATACAGAATGCGATCGGGCGGCTGCTGCAACTGTTTCCTGATCGAGGCTTCGACCCGGCTCTCATCCGCGAATACAATCGCGCCTCGGCGCTGGAGGTCGAGCGAATCCGCGACTTCATCGTCCTGCACTATCATCTGGCGCAACGCGCTGACGGCGACTTGTGGCGACAGTGCCGCGAGACGACGCCGCCCGACAGCCTGATGCACAAGATCGAGCTGTTCCGCGCGCAGGGTGACGTCCCCCTGCTGGAAGACGAGTCTTTCCGCGAGGACAGCTGGACCGCCGTCTTCACCGGCCTCGGAGTCTGGCCGCGGCGCGCGACGCCCCTTGTGGGGGTGGACGAGCTGGATGATGTGGAACGTCAGGCCGCGCGCTTCGCCGAATTGATCCGCCAGGCCGTCGCCAGCCTTCCTGCCCATTCCGAACATTTCACCGGTTACGCCCGATGA